CCTCGTAGTAGTAGAGCATGATAACGGTCTTCTCGCGCTCGGGGAGCCGCTCGATCGCCGAGGCGAGGATCTGTTTGATCTCCTTGCTCTCGAAGACCGCGACGGGGTCCTCGGCGCCGTCGTCCCGCAGGGAGCCCGGCGTCGCCGCCCGGTCCTCGCGGTCCGAGTTGCCCCCCCACATCTCCTCGAACGAGACCACCGAAGTGTACGAGAGCTTCGTGAAGATCCCCTGCAACTCGCGTAGGGTGAGCCCGAGCTCGGCGGCGACCTCCTCGTCCTCCGGCACACGCTTGAGCTCATTCTCGAGCTTGATGTAGGCGGCCTCGATCTCACGGGCACGGGCCCGGACCGACCTCGGGACCCAGTCCATCGCGCGCAGCTCGTCGATGATGGCGCCCTTGATGCGGGCGATCGCATAGGTCTCGAACTTGATGCCGCGGTCGGGGTCGTACTTCTCGATGGCGTCGATGAGGCCGAAGATGCCGTAGCTGATGAGGTCGGCGGTCTCGACGGTCTGCGGGAGGCTGGCCGACAGGCGCCCAGCGACGTACTTGACCAGCGGAGAGTAGTTGAGGATCAACTGCTCCCGCGCATCCGGGTCACCGTCTTTGTAGCGCTGCCAGAGCGCGGCGACGTCCGC
Above is a window of Actinomycetota bacterium DNA encoding:
- the whiG gene encoding RNA polymerase sigma factor WhiG; the protein is MRSDPRADVAALWQRYKDGDPDAREQLILNYSPLVKYVAGRLSASLPQTVETADLISYGIFGLIDAIEKYDPDRGIKFETYAIARIKGAIIDELRAMDWVPRSVRARAREIEAAYIKLENELKRVPEDEEVAAELGLTLRELQGIFTKLSYTSVVSFEEMWGGNSDREDRAATPGSLRDDGAEDPVAVFESKEIKQILASAIERLPEREKTVIMLYYYEGLTLKEIGEVLGVTESRVSQLHTKSVLRLRARLHAAHGAAAG